DNA sequence from the Neisseria mucosa genome:
CGGCAGTTTTCCGATGGAGAAACAATATCCGCCTCAGGCAAAGCGGCGCGTGTGTAAGGCTCCGAAGCAAGCCGCACGGAATCGCCGATTAAGTAAACGGTCATTTTTGTTCTCCTCCCTTTATTTGAACCAACAGCAAGGCCGTCTGAAATATCACTTATATTATTATAAGAGTGCTATCTCAGACGGCCTTAACTTCAGTCAAGTTCTATCGTTAAATCATAAATTAACGCTGACTGTTTTTATAAAAATCAATTAATTGCTTGGCCTGCAACATGGGCAGCCCAAAACGGTCACTCACGGCTTTCCAATCCTTCCATTCCTGACCGGTCAGATTCTGCCCAACCCACTTGAGGTTTTCCGGATTGCTTTTGATTTTCTCAAAATAAGCCTGCTTGCGTTTCCAGTTGCGCGACCACACCAGCAACATGGTAAAAATACATAAAACAATCAATACAATATTGGTAAACAACATCATGTCCATACAACATACTCCCGCGTAGGTCTCAAAATCAGAAAATATGGATTGAAGGCCGTCTGAAAAACAATGTTTCAGACGGCCTCAATATTATTACACTCAATCCAACATTATCTCTTTAGCCAATACTTCAGCCAACGTATTGCCAACTGGGATAAGCTCATCACTACTTTCACCGAGATTGCCTGAAGAGCTCATCACAATCTGCGGAGGAAAGTCGGGTTGTCTGAAATCATAGCAGTAAAACACACCTCCTCCATCGAACGCGATTGGCATCAAATTAGGA
Encoded proteins:
- a CDS encoding thiol-activated cytolysin C-terminal domain-containing protein, with protein sequence MDMMLFTNIVLIVLCIFTMLLVWSRNWKRKQAYFEKIKSNPENLKWVGQNLTGQEWKDWKAVSDRFGLPMLQAKQLIDFYKNSQR